Proteins from a single region of Sulfurihydrogenibium subterraneum DSM 15120:
- a CDS encoding succinate dehydrogenase/fumarate reductase iron-sulfur subunit, with protein sequence MEFFNLKVFRYDPTKDSQPYYKTYRLPVEKGMTVLAALFKAKEEQDPSISFRYNCRAAICGSCAMRINGHATLACKVQVTHLLDKYQTDTIVVEPVGNIKPLKDLIYDMDWVVDKLKRIKPWFIPKEAPPADGKEYRQDPFDHQKIDYASDCILCNSCMSDCNALKANKDFLGPMVISKAYRFVADSRDGAKKERLEEVLKEFNLEWCVRCMECTTRCPKEVQPYENIIRTRIIAAEEGFKSPGEIHAEIFEKDIYNRGLLNEMLLPMRQEGLLGAAKRAPFGIRMFFKGKVNIADFFGGHKVKRHEEVQKIMDKARQMKDKVKIKIIPDVQTVYEDKRKSKKLKEQKA encoded by the coding sequence ATGGAGTTTTTCAATTTAAAAGTGTTCAGATACGACCCTACAAAAGATAGTCAGCCTTACTACAAAACCTACAGACTCCCAGTAGAAAAAGGAATGACAGTACTGGCAGCACTTTTTAAAGCAAAAGAAGAACAAGACCCATCTATATCTTTCCGTTATAACTGTAGAGCTGCTATATGTGGTTCTTGTGCCATGAGGATTAACGGACACGCAACTTTAGCCTGTAAAGTTCAGGTAACCCATCTTTTAGATAAATACCAAACAGATACGATAGTTGTAGAACCTGTTGGAAATATAAAACCGTTAAAAGATTTAATATACGATATGGACTGGGTTGTTGATAAACTCAAAAGAATTAAACCTTGGTTTATACCAAAAGAAGCTCCACCTGCAGACGGTAAAGAGTACAGACAAGACCCATTTGATCATCAAAAAATAGACTACGCATCAGACTGTATACTATGCAACAGCTGTATGTCTGACTGTAATGCGTTAAAGGCAAACAAAGACTTTTTAGGACCTATGGTTATATCAAAAGCTTATAGATTTGTAGCAGATTCAAGAGACGGCGCTAAAAAAGAAAGATTGGAAGAGGTTTTAAAAGAGTTTAACTTGGAATGGTGTGTAAGATGTATGGAATGTACAACAAGATGTCCTAAAGAAGTTCAACCTTACGAAAACATCATAAGAACAAGAATAATAGCAGCTGAAGAAGGATTTAAATCCCCTGGAGAAATACACGCAGAAATCTTTGAAAAAGATATTTACAACAGAGGTCTTTTAAACGAGATGTTATTACCAATGAGACAGGAAGGATTACTTGGAGCTGCTAAAAGAGCACCTTTTGGAATAAGAATGTTCTTTAAAGGAAAAGTAAATATAGCAGACTTCTTTGGAGGGCATAAAGTAAAAAGACACGAAGAAGTACAAAAAATAATGGATAAAGCAAGACAAATGAAAGATAAAGTTAAGATAAAGATAATTCCAGACGTTCAAACTGTTTACGAAGACAAGAGAAAATCAAAAAAACTTAAAGAACAAAAGGCTTAA